The Pseudomonas azotoformans genome has a segment encoding these proteins:
- a CDS encoding AraC family transcriptional regulator yields MRERTIASHYARAALGGARRAGYDCSGLLQQVAITPELLTEPRARIAPEQFTRLLQMLWLALDDEYLGFADGPSKRGTFAMMCHALIHCRTLEKALERGLLFYSLFPQGPRWQLTREGEMARLSLDDSQLWDPDHFLSECLLVIWHRLGSWLIGQRIRLHQATFSYPMPAHASEYDLLFPCAQVFGAPNSSLVFPARYLSLPLLQDERTLKHFLERSPADLLSRPDEGDSLSSQLRRLLSRDRTPWPDLEAVAQHLHISPQTLRRHLREEGTSFQALKDELRRDIAIYHLGRADLSLQEIAEQLGFSEPSAFHRAFKKWTGLTPGAYRAQES; encoded by the coding sequence ATGCGTGAACGTACCATCGCCAGTCATTACGCCAGGGCCGCCCTGGGCGGGGCGCGTCGGGCCGGCTATGACTGCTCGGGCCTGCTGCAACAGGTAGCCATCACCCCGGAGTTGCTGACCGAACCCCGCGCCCGCATCGCCCCGGAGCAGTTCACCCGCCTGCTGCAAATGCTCTGGCTGGCACTGGACGACGAATACCTGGGATTCGCCGACGGCCCGAGTAAACGCGGCACCTTTGCCATGATGTGCCACGCGCTGATCCACTGCCGCACCTTGGAGAAGGCTCTGGAACGCGGCTTATTATTTTATAGCCTATTCCCGCAAGGCCCGCGCTGGCAGCTGACACGCGAAGGCGAAATGGCCCGCTTGAGCCTGGACGACTCGCAGTTGTGGGACCCGGATCATTTCTTGAGTGAGTGCCTGCTAGTGATCTGGCATCGCTTGGGCAGTTGGCTGATCGGCCAACGTATCCGGCTGCATCAAGCCACTTTCAGTTACCCCATGCCTGCACACGCCAGCGAATATGACCTGCTGTTTCCCTGCGCCCAGGTGTTCGGTGCACCGAACAGCAGCCTGGTGTTTCCCGCGCGCTACCTGAGCCTGCCGTTGTTGCAGGACGAACGCACACTCAAGCACTTCCTGGAACGCTCCCCCGCCGACTTGCTCTCTCGGCCGGACGAAGGCGACAGCTTGAGCAGCCAACTTCGCCGCCTGCTCAGCCGCGACCGCACGCCCTGGCCGGACCTGGAAGCCGTGGCCCAACACCTGCACATCAGCCCGCAGACCCTGCGCAGGCATTTGCGCGAAGAAGGCACCAGCTTTCAGGCACTCAAGGATGAGCTGCGGCGGGACATCGCCATCTATCATCTGGGCCGGGCGGATTTGTCATTGCAGGAGATTGCCGAGCAGCTCGGGTTTTCCGAACCGTCGGCGTTTCATCGGGCGTTCAAGAAGTGGACGGGGCTGACGCCGGGGGCTTATCGGGCCCAAGAGAGCTAG
- a CDS encoding dicarboxylate/amino acid:cation symporter, giving the protein MTTRQPIYKSLYFQVIVAIVIGILLGHFYPQTGVALKPLGDGFIKLIKMVIAPIIFCTVVSGIAGMQSMKSVGKTGGYALLYFEIVSTIALLIGLIVVNVVQPGAGMHIDVATLDASKVAAYVTAGKDQSIVGFILNVIPNTIVGAFANGDILQVLMFSVIFGFALHRLGAYGKPVLDFIDRFAHVMFNIINMIMKLAPIGALGAMAFTIGAYGVGSLVQLGQLMICFYITCILFVLIVLGGICRAHGFSVIKLIRYIREELLIVLGTSSSESALPRMLIKMERLGAKKSVVGLVIPTGYSFNLDGTSIYLTMAAVFIAQATDTHMDITHQITLLLVLLLSSKGAAGVTGSGFIVLAATLSAVGHLPVAGLALILGIDRFMSEARALTNLVGNAVATIVVAKWVKELDTDKLQSELASGGTGISETRELDDLGVAEGPAPVVK; this is encoded by the coding sequence ATGACGACTCGTCAGCCAATCTACAAATCCCTGTACTTCCAGGTGATCGTTGCAATCGTAATCGGTATTTTGCTCGGTCACTTCTACCCGCAGACCGGTGTGGCCCTCAAGCCGCTGGGTGACGGGTTCATCAAACTGATCAAAATGGTCATCGCCCCGATCATCTTCTGCACCGTTGTCAGCGGCATCGCTGGCATGCAAAGCATGAAATCGGTCGGCAAAACCGGCGGCTACGCGCTGCTGTACTTCGAAATCGTTTCGACTATCGCACTGCTGATCGGCCTGATCGTGGTCAACGTTGTGCAGCCGGGCGCCGGCATGCACATCGACGTAGCGACCCTGGATGCCTCCAAAGTGGCGGCCTACGTCACTGCCGGTAAAGACCAGAGCATCGTCGGCTTTATCCTCAACGTGATCCCTAACACCATCGTCGGCGCCTTCGCCAACGGCGACATCCTGCAAGTGCTGATGTTCTCGGTGATCTTCGGTTTCGCCCTGCATCGCCTGGGTGCCTACGGCAAGCCGGTCTTGGACTTCATCGATCGCTTCGCCCACGTGATGTTCAACATCATCAACATGATCATGAAGCTCGCGCCAATCGGTGCCCTGGGCGCCATGGCGTTCACCATCGGTGCCTACGGCGTAGGTTCGCTGGTGCAGTTGGGCCAGCTGATGATCTGCTTCTACATCACGTGCATCCTGTTCGTACTGATAGTGCTGGGCGGTATCTGCCGCGCTCACGGTTTCAGTGTGATCAAACTGATCCGCTACATCCGTGAAGAGCTGCTGATCGTACTGGGTACTTCCTCCTCGGAATCCGCACTGCCACGCATGCTGATCAAGATGGAGCGTCTGGGCGCGAAGAAATCCGTAGTAGGCCTGGTGATTCCAACTGGCTACTCGTTCAACCTCGACGGTACTTCGATCTACCTGACCATGGCTGCCGTGTTCATCGCCCAGGCGACTGACACCCACATGGACATCACCCACCAGATCACCCTGCTGCTGGTGCTGCTGCTGTCCTCCAAAGGCGCTGCTGGCGTGACCGGTTCGGGCTTCATCGTACTGGCTGCGACCTTGTCGGCCGTAGGCCACCTGCCGGTTGCTGGCCTGGCGCTGATCTTGGGTATCGACCGCTTCATGTCCGAAGCCCGCGCGCTGACCAACCTGGTGGGTAATGCCGTTGCTACCATCGTTGTGGCCAAGTGGGTCAAGGAACTGGACACCGACAAGCTGCAAAGCGAGCTGGCGTCCGGCGGTACCGGTATCTCGGAAACCCGCGAGCTGGACGACCTGGGCGTGGCCGAAGGCCCTGCACCTGTCGTCAAGTAA